From the genome of Aliarcobacter lanthieri:
TGTATTTACTTAATTTTTCTAAGGAGAGAAAATGAAAAAACTCGTATTTTTATTTTTATGTTTATCAAGTCTATCGTTTGCGGTAGATTATGATCCTGTAAGAGGAGAGATGTTATCACTATCTTGTGCTAACTGTCATGGAACAGATGGAAAGTCTAATTCAATATTCCCTTATATTGCTGGTTTAGATAAAGATTATTTGTATAAAACTTTACTTGATTTCAAAACAAGTAAAAGAACAGATACTTATATGATGACGAAGCATACAAAAGGTTTTACAGATGAAGAACTTGAACAACTATCTTACTACTTTTCAAAAGTTAAATAAGCACAAAGGATAAAAAATGTTAAATAGAAGAAATTTCAATAAATTACTTTTGGGAGCAACTGCTCTATCTTTTACTGCTTGTAGTAGATTACCAAGAGAAGAAGTTGTATTGTTCCCAGCAACTAAACAAAGAGTTATTATTGTTGGAGGAGGATTTGGCGGAGCTGCAACAGCTAGATATCTTAGAAAATTCAATTCAGAAATTGAAATAGTTCTAATTGAAAAAAATAAAGAGTATTATACTTGTCCAATGAGTAATGCCGTTATTGCAGGTATGGAAAAAATTGATTTTATAAAAAAAGATTTAAAAACATTAGCTAAAAAACATAATATCCATGTTTTATATGAAACAGTTACAAAGATTGATGGAGAAACAAATAGAGTTATTTTAGGGAATGGTAGAATTATTACTTATACTAAATGTGTTGTATCACCAGGTATTGACTTTAAATATGAGAAAGGATATATTGAAGGTAGCGAAAAATACTCTCCACATGCAGTTCAAGCAGGTGAACAAACTTTATTACTTCAAAAACAACTTGAAAATATGAAAGATGGTGGAACATTTGTAATGGTTGCTCCAGCAGATCCTTTTAGATGCCCTCCTGGACCTTATGAAAGAATTTCTCTTGTAGCACACTATCTCAAAAATAACAAACCAAACTCTAAAATAATAGTTTTAGACCAAAAAGACAAGTTTTCTAAACAAGCTTTATTTACAAATGGTTGGAAAGAACTATATGGAGATTTAATCGATTGGAGAGCTGCTCAATTTGGTGGAAAGGTTATAAGTGTTGATCCTATTAAAAAAATAGTTATAACAGAAGATGAAGAGATACAAGCAGATGTATTAAACTACATTCCAAATCAAAAAGCTGGTAAACTGGCATTTGATTCAGGACTTATAGCAAAAGGTGATTGGGCTCCAATTCATCCAAAAACATTTGAATCTAAACTTGTAAAAAATGTTCATGTAATAGGAGATGCTTCAATTGCTCAACCTATGCCAAAATCAGCATTTAGTGCAAGTACACAAGGAAAAGTTGTAGCTTTACAAATTGCAAGATTTTTAAAAGGTCAAGAGCCTATTAATCCTCCAAAACTCGCTAACACATGCTATAGTTTATTAAATCCTAACTATGGTATATCTATTGCAGCTGTGTATAATGCACATGATGATGTAATAGAGAGTGTTCAAGGAGCTGGAGGAGTAAGTCCTGATAATGATGAAGGATTTATAAGAGAATTAGAAGCTCAATATGCTTATTCTTGGTATAAAAGCCAAACTGAAGATATCTTCAACTAAAAATTTAAAGTTCAGAAAAAATCTGGACTTTAGATTAAAATTAATAATCTTAATTTAAAAAATTAACTTTTTTATTTGTAAATCTTCCTGAAAAATCTAATATTTTTATATTATCATTTTCTTTGATACTTGAACTATTTCCTTCAGAAACCATTAAAGAATTACTTTCATAAACTGCACTAATCATTCCAGAACCATATTTATTATCTCTTGTAACTATAAATTCACCATTTTCAACTTTACCTAATACTGCTTCTGTACGACTTTCTTTTACTTTAAAACATTTTTTATTTATAACAACAGTAAAATCATGATAAAAAGATATTTTACCTTGAAGTTTTTTTAATATAGGAATTACAAATAAATAGCAATTTATCATAGCTGCTAGTGGATTTCCTGGTAAACTTAAAACTAAACTACCATTTAAAGTTCCCATCATCATAGCTCGTCCTGGTTTTAGATTTATACCATGATATGCAATATCTAAACCACATTTTAAAAATGCTTGTGCTATAAAATCAGCATCTCCCATAGATATTCCACCACTTGTAATAATAATATCAAAATCACTTAAATTTTTAAGAAAAACAACAGACTTTTCTAAGCTATCTGGAATAACTCCACAATAAGTACTTTCGAAATCTTTCTCTTTTAGTTGAGAAATTATAGCAAAGGCATTACAATTATAAATTTCTTCTTCATCTGCTTTTTCCCAAGGCTCTTTTAATTCATTTCCTGTAGATAAAACAGCAATCTTTAACTTTCTAAAAACTTCTATTTGAGTTATCCCTTGAGAAGCTAATAATGCAATATGAGATGAAGTAATAGCCTCACCTTTTTTTATGATGATTTCACCTTGCTTTAACTCTTCACCTTTTAGTCTTAGATTTGCACCTTTTTTTATATTTTTTGGGATTATGACACTATTGTCTGATAATTTTTCACAACATTCAACAGGTATAATAGTATCTATATCTCTTGGAGTTTTTGCTCCTGTCATTATTTTAAAACACTCATTTTCCTCTAAAGCTTCAAAATCTTTTTTATCTCCAGCAAATATAGTATCTTTTATTTTTAAAGTTTTTCCAGCATCACTAAATCTTATAGCAAAGCCATCCATAGCAGAGTTATTAAAAGATGGAAGATTTTTTACACAAACAATATCTTTACTTATTACTCTTCCTAAAGAATTCATAAGATATATAATTTCTGTTTTTAATATAGGATTTACAAGTTCTAAACTTGTTTTACAAGCTTCTTTAAAATCTAAATAATTCAATTTCTCTTTCATCTTATAAAACCTCTTTTAACTAAAACTTTTTATTTGTATATATTTTTTATACATTATATCAACTATAAAATCTATTTCATTTATACTAAAATTTTCATTAAAACTAAAACTTAACGCATTTCTACTTGTAAGTTCATCATATCCCATAGCTTGTATAATTCTAGATGGTTTAGATAATCCTAAACTGCATCCTTCGCCATTAGATAAAAATATATTTTCAAAAGCTAAAGTTCTTATAAGCTCTCTTGCTTTAATATCTTTTAAAGCTATATGAAAACTATTAACTAAAGTTTGTTGATTATCAACAAAAAAATATAAATCATCTTTGAATTTTTCTTTTAACTTTAAAATAAAAATATCTTTAATTTTAATATCATCTTTTATATTTTTATATGATTTAAAACAAGAGTATATTGCTAGGCTATCTGTAAAACCAATATTTAGTTGTTCAAAACTTTCATCATTAAATAATAATACACCACTCAAAGCATAACCAGATAATTTATAGTTATCAAAATATATGATATCACTAATTTTACTAAAATTAGCACTTGCATTTGATATTATTTTTGCTTTGGTAAAACTTTTTATATCTTCTAAATTTATATTTAAAAATGTATCCATAACATAAGAAGATATAAAAACATAGTCAAATTCTTCATTTTGAAGATTAGACAAATCTACACTTCCATCTTTATTTAAAGATAAATATGTTATTTGAAAACCTAAGCTTTCATATATTTTTGCTCCATCAATTAAAGCTTGTGTTTCACCTAGGCTAATAGCTATTTTTTTATCTCTTAATTCTAAAAAGATTCCTAAAAAACCCTCTTTAGAAAAAGAAAAAGTTTTTAATTTTTTAAAAGAAAAATTATTTAGAAACTCTAGACATAAGTCATCAAACTCAATATTTGAATCTAAACTATCTAAACTATAATCTACTTTTAAATTGAAATCTATTTTATTATATTGTAAAAAATTTAGTTTAATCAACTTTTACTCTTCCACTATGTGTATAAACATTCATTCTATGTTCTCTTGCAAAACCTATAAGAGTAACTCCGTGTTCATTTGCAGCTTTTATACCTTCAAAAGTAACAGCTGCTTTTGATACAACTATTGGAA
Proteins encoded in this window:
- a CDS encoding cysteine desulfurase is translated as MIKLNFLQYNKIDFNLKVDYSLDSLDSNIEFDDLCLEFLNNFSFKKLKTFSFSKEGFLGIFLELRDKKIAISLGETQALIDGAKIYESLGFQITYLSLNKDGSVDLSNLQNEEFDYVFISSYVMDTFLNINLEDIKSFTKAKIISNASANFSKISDIIYFDNYKLSGYALSGVLLFNDESFEQLNIGFTDSLAIYSCFKSYKNIKDDIKIKDIFILKLKEKFKDDLYFFVDNQQTLVNSFHIALKDIKARELIRTLAFENIFLSNGEGCSLGLSKPSRIIQAMGYDELTSRNALSFSFNENFSINEIDFIVDIMYKKYIQIKSFS
- a CDS encoding NAD(P)/FAD-dependent oxidoreductase codes for the protein MLNRRNFNKLLLGATALSFTACSRLPREEVVLFPATKQRVIIVGGGFGGAATARYLRKFNSEIEIVLIEKNKEYYTCPMSNAVIAGMEKIDFIKKDLKTLAKKHNIHVLYETVTKIDGETNRVILGNGRIITYTKCVVSPGIDFKYEKGYIEGSEKYSPHAVQAGEQTLLLQKQLENMKDGGTFVMVAPADPFRCPPGPYERISLVAHYLKNNKPNSKIIVLDQKDKFSKQALFTNGWKELYGDLIDWRAAQFGGKVISVDPIKKIVITEDEEIQADVLNYIPNQKAGKLAFDSGLIAKGDWAPIHPKTFESKLVKNVHVIGDASIAQPMPKSAFSASTQGKVVALQIARFLKGQEPINPPKLANTCYSLLNPNYGISIAAVYNAHDDVIESVQGAGGVSPDNDEGFIRELEAQYAYSWYKSQTEDIFN
- a CDS encoding molybdopterin molybdotransferase MoeA, with amino-acid sequence MKEKLNYLDFKEACKTSLELVNPILKTEIIYLMNSLGRVISKDIVCVKNLPSFNNSAMDGFAIRFSDAGKTLKIKDTIFAGDKKDFEALEENECFKIMTGAKTPRDIDTIIPVECCEKLSDNSVIIPKNIKKGANLRLKGEELKQGEIIIKKGEAITSSHIALLASQGITQIEVFRKLKIAVLSTGNELKEPWEKADEEEIYNCNAFAIISQLKEKDFESTYCGVIPDSLEKSVVFLKNLSDFDIIITSGGISMGDADFIAQAFLKCGLDIAYHGINLKPGRAMMMGTLNGSLVLSLPGNPLAAMINCYLFVIPILKKLQGKISFYHDFTVVINKKCFKVKESRTEAVLGKVENGEFIVTRDNKYGSGMISAVYESNSLMVSEGNSSSIKENDNIKILDFSGRFTNKKVNFLN
- a CDS encoding c-type cytochrome, which gives rise to MKKLVFLFLCLSSLSFAVDYDPVRGEMLSLSCANCHGTDGKSNSIFPYIAGLDKDYLYKTLLDFKTSKRTDTYMMTKHTKGFTDEELEQLSYYFSKVK